Proteins co-encoded in one Papaver somniferum cultivar HN1 chromosome 5, ASM357369v1, whole genome shotgun sequence genomic window:
- the LOC113283570 gene encoding uncharacterized protein LOC113283570 → MLQLSLLSSVSNSFFRVEVFFLFVFVFFPFREEDFRKKSIYSNISPSRRVKIQAKKNNLTSTYRAVSRYFRMQSGRLPEEVPPRNSIGKKKPNLETVFALQQGEENLRRVQHPFPQSIKSRKSKRKVKMEVSPSPQQPERSTSDSLPDSSQSGNEYRALRRRYLLLEEESFGLGRELTEVVVEVKNLENEKLALLDQLVVLEGLIGPSELQHRLPPPVL, encoded by the exons ATGCTGCAGCTGTCACTTCTTTCTTCTGTTTCTAATTCTTTCTTTCGTGTCGAGgtgtttttcctttttgtttttgttttttttccttttcgagAAGAAGACTTCAGAAAGAAATCTATTTATTCAAATATCTCCCCATCCCGTCGAGTCAAAATTCAAGCAAAGAAAAATAACCTCACAAG TACATACAGAGCTGTTTCCAGATACTTCAGAATGCAAAGTGGGAGGCTGCCTGAGGAAGTCCCTCCACGTAACTCAATTGGTAAAAAGAAACCCAATTTAGAAACAGTTTTTGCATTGCAACAAGGAGAAGAGAATCTTAGACGGGTCCAACACCCATTCCCACAATCAATCAAGTCGCGAAAGAGTAAAAGGAAAGTGAAGATGGAAGTTTCCCCATCGCCACAACAACCTGAGAGATCGACGTCAGATTCTTTGCCTGATTCTTCACAATCTGGAAATGAGTATCGAGCATTGAGGCGGAGGTATTTACTGTTGGAGGAAGAGAGCTTCGGGTTGGGAAGGGAATTGACAGAAGTGGTAGTTGAGGTTAAAAATTTGGAGAATGAAAAGCTTGCACTGTTGGACCAGCTTGTTGTGTTAGAAGGTCTTATTGGTCCATCAGAACTGCAGCACAGACTACCTCCACCAGTATTGTAA